Proteins from a single region of Corylus avellana chromosome ca11, CavTom2PMs-1.0:
- the LOC132166049 gene encoding protein LURP-one-related 5-like, translating into MNMNKAVTVDGENKFCFHEETHLTVRKTSVFFPGDGFIAYDPHGEILFRFDSYGPDSKPKDELVLMDAAGKCLLTLLRKKPSLHQRWEGYVGEKGEHQDPIFSVCRSSIIRRSSLVVEVFGDPNEEYQIEGSFPHRCCTIHKTSLEKSSREPVAEIKRKLDPSTNVMLGKDVFLLLLKPGFDSALAMGLVLILDQMYGDDAYEEADETGHTLEDSSS; encoded by the exons ATGAACATGAACAAGGCTGTGACTGTGGACGGTGAGAACAAATTCTGCTTCCATGAAGAGACCCATCTCACCGTCCGCAAGACCTCCGTCTTCTTCCCCGGCGACGGCTTCATCGCCTACGATCCCCATGGAGAGATTCTGTTCCGGTTCGATTCCTACGGCCCCGATTCAAAACCCAAAGATGAACTCGTTCTCATGGACGCCGCCGGAAAATGCCTCCTCACCCTTCTTCGAAAG AAACCAAGTCTTCACCAAAGGTGGGAAGGATACGTAGGGGAGAAAGGAGAGCATCAGGACCCAATTTTCAGTGTATGTAGATCATCCATCATCCGACGGTCGAGCCTGGTGGTAGAGGTTTTCGGTGATCCTAATGAGGAGTACCAAATAGAAGGCTCTTTTCCCCATCGATGCTGTACAATACACAAAACCTCTCTGGAGAAGTCATCAAGGGAACCTGTGGCTGAGATCAAAAGAAAGCTGGACCCTTCAACCAATGTAATGCTTGGGAAGGATGTTTTCCTGCTGCTTCTCAAGCCTGGGTTTGATAGTGCTCTGGCAATGGGATTGGTGCTTATTCTTGATCAAATGTACGGTGATGATGCTTATGAGGAAGCAGACGAGACAGGACATACCTTAGAGGATTCTTCCTcctga
- the LOC132165641 gene encoding uncharacterized protein LOC132165641 isoform X2 has translation MPRPGPRPYECVKRAWHSDRHQPMRGSIIQQIFSESHSAATKKNKEWQEKLPIVVLKAEEIMYSKANSEAEYMNPETLWDRVNDAINTIIRRDENTETGELLPPCVEAALNLGCCPVRASRSQRHSNPRSYLTPRVQEPTSAPARILDKTTHEQQRPQLSPVHAVNQLDFARANTVNPARLVSESRGHVNLNTSLTVGRNYPLSLENGLAGRNQLMTVERSTPLNLGTVYPLYYGTQYQTAGSRIPEEPHSKTVYVGKPVITATGEPAEMGVVQNLFSCKNTENALNRFTQADVLDFQEKPQERECDLSLRLGLFSHSCIRIEKSSACERDDGSTSCQDGGKFTDLSPQTNMEFCFFPRKAAHEPFESSSRKRNPEGEGQNLEVTRRNWKAPFGYNDEDG, from the exons ATGCCAAGGCCGGGCCCTAGACCTTATGAGTGCGTTAAGAGAGCTTGGCACAGCGATAGACACCAACCCATGAGAGGATCCATTATTCAACAGATTTTCAG TGAGTCTCACAGTGCTGCAactaaaaagaacaaagaatggCAAGAGAAGCTCCCTATTGTTGTTCTGAAAGCAGAGGAAATCATGTATTCCAAAGCAAATTCTGAG GCCGAGTACATGAATCCTGAAACGCTATGGGACAGAGTAAATGATGCCATTAACACAATCATTCGGAGAGACGAGAACACGGAAACCGGCGAGCTTTTGCCTCCATGTGTTGAAG CTGCCCTTAATCTGGGTTGCTGTCCGGTGAGGGCTTCGAGAAGCCAACGGCACAGTAACCCCAGGAGTTATCTCACCCCGAGAGTACAAGAACCCACTTCTGCACCTGCTCGAATTTTGGATAAAACTACTCACGAACAACAACGCCCTCAATTGTCACCAGTGCACGCCGTCAATCAGTTAGACTTTGCAAGAGCCAATACAGTGAATCCTGCTCGTTTGGTTTCAGAATCTAGAGGTCATGTGAACTTAAATACTAGCCTCACCGTCGGCCGCAATTACCCTCTCTCGCTAGAGAATGGTCTTGCCGGCCGGAACCAGTTGATGACAGTGGAAAGGAGCACTCCACTAAACTTGGGTACAGTGTATCCGTTGTATTATGGAACTCAGTATCAAACAGCAGGCTCCCGGATCCCAGAAGAGCCACATTCTAAAACTGTATACGTTGGCAAACCAGTCATTACTGCAACTGGTGAGCCTGCTGAAATGGGTGTCGTGCAGAACCTTTTCTCCTGTAAGAACACTGAAAATGCTTTGAATAGATTCACCCAAGCCGATGTTTTGGACTTCCAGGAGAAGCCACAGGAGAGGGAATGTGATTTGTCCTTGAGGTTGGGCTTATTTTCGCACTCATGTATCAGAATCGAAAAGAGTTCGGCTTGCGAAAGGGATGACGGTTCAACCAGTTGTCAAGATGGTGGCAAGTTCACTGATTTGTCTCCACAGACAAATATGGAGTTCTGTTTTTTCCCTAGGAAGGCTGCACATGAACCCTTTGAGTCCAGCTCAAGAAAGCGGAATCCAGAGGGTGAAGGTCAGAATTTGGAGGTAACAAGAAGGAACTGGAAGGCACCCTTTGGTTACAATGATGAGGATGGGTAA
- the LOC132165641 gene encoding uncharacterized protein LOC132165641 isoform X1 has product MPRPGPRPYECVKRAWHSDRHQPMRGSIIQQIFRVVSESHSAATKKNKEWQEKLPIVVLKAEEIMYSKANSEAEYMNPETLWDRVNDAINTIIRRDENTETGELLPPCVEAALNLGCCPVRASRSQRHSNPRSYLTPRVQEPTSAPARILDKTTHEQQRPQLSPVHAVNQLDFARANTVNPARLVSESRGHVNLNTSLTVGRNYPLSLENGLAGRNQLMTVERSTPLNLGTVYPLYYGTQYQTAGSRIPEEPHSKTVYVGKPVITATGEPAEMGVVQNLFSCKNTENALNRFTQADVLDFQEKPQERECDLSLRLGLFSHSCIRIEKSSACERDDGSTSCQDGGKFTDLSPQTNMEFCFFPRKAAHEPFESSSRKRNPEGEGQNLEVTRRNWKAPFGYNDEDG; this is encoded by the exons ATGCCAAGGCCGGGCCCTAGACCTTATGAGTGCGTTAAGAGAGCTTGGCACAGCGATAGACACCAACCCATGAGAGGATCCATTATTCAACAGATTTTCAG GGTCGTCAGTGAGTCTCACAGTGCTGCAactaaaaagaacaaagaatggCAAGAGAAGCTCCCTATTGTTGTTCTGAAAGCAGAGGAAATCATGTATTCCAAAGCAAATTCTGAG GCCGAGTACATGAATCCTGAAACGCTATGGGACAGAGTAAATGATGCCATTAACACAATCATTCGGAGAGACGAGAACACGGAAACCGGCGAGCTTTTGCCTCCATGTGTTGAAG CTGCCCTTAATCTGGGTTGCTGTCCGGTGAGGGCTTCGAGAAGCCAACGGCACAGTAACCCCAGGAGTTATCTCACCCCGAGAGTACAAGAACCCACTTCTGCACCTGCTCGAATTTTGGATAAAACTACTCACGAACAACAACGCCCTCAATTGTCACCAGTGCACGCCGTCAATCAGTTAGACTTTGCAAGAGCCAATACAGTGAATCCTGCTCGTTTGGTTTCAGAATCTAGAGGTCATGTGAACTTAAATACTAGCCTCACCGTCGGCCGCAATTACCCTCTCTCGCTAGAGAATGGTCTTGCCGGCCGGAACCAGTTGATGACAGTGGAAAGGAGCACTCCACTAAACTTGGGTACAGTGTATCCGTTGTATTATGGAACTCAGTATCAAACAGCAGGCTCCCGGATCCCAGAAGAGCCACATTCTAAAACTGTATACGTTGGCAAACCAGTCATTACTGCAACTGGTGAGCCTGCTGAAATGGGTGTCGTGCAGAACCTTTTCTCCTGTAAGAACACTGAAAATGCTTTGAATAGATTCACCCAAGCCGATGTTTTGGACTTCCAGGAGAAGCCACAGGAGAGGGAATGTGATTTGTCCTTGAGGTTGGGCTTATTTTCGCACTCATGTATCAGAATCGAAAAGAGTTCGGCTTGCGAAAGGGATGACGGTTCAACCAGTTGTCAAGATGGTGGCAAGTTCACTGATTTGTCTCCACAGACAAATATGGAGTTCTGTTTTTTCCCTAGGAAGGCTGCACATGAACCCTTTGAGTCCAGCTCAAGAAAGCGGAATCCAGAGGGTGAAGGTCAGAATTTGGAGGTAACAAGAAGGAACTGGAAGGCACCCTTTGGTTACAATGATGAGGATGGGTAA